GGGCAAGCGCAAGGTCCTCTCGGCCTACCGCAGCTATCACGGCAACACGACGACCGCGATCTCGCTCACGGGCGACCCACGGCGCTGGGCGAACGAGCCGGCGGATGGATCGGTCGCGCACTTCTTCGGGCCGTATCCGTACCGCTCGGCGTTCCACTCCTCGACCCCCGAGGAGGAGTCGGCGCGGGCCCTCGCACACCTCGAGCAGACGATCGTGCTGGAAGGCGCGTCGACGATCGGCGCCATCATCCTCGAGTCGATCGTCGGCACGAACGGCGTGCTCATCCCCCCGCCCGGTTACTACGCCGGGGTTCGCGAGCTGTGCGACCGGTACGGCATCCTCCTGATCGCCGACGAGGTCATGGTGGGATTCGGCCGCGTCGGCGAGTGGTTCGCGTTCCAAGCTTTCGACGTCGTGCCCGACCTCATCACGTTCGCGAAGGGCGTCAACTCGGGCTACGTGCCGCTCGGCGGGGTCGTCATCTCCGATCGCGTCGCGGCGCACTTCGACACGACGGTCTTCCCCGGCGGACTCACGTACTCGGGTCATCCGCTCGCGTGCGCCGCGGGGGTCGCAACCTTCGAGGTGTTCGAGCGCGACGGCATCCTCGAGCGCGTCCGCGACCTCGGGACGCGCGTCGTCGAGCCCCGCCTTCGCGCCATGGCTTCGCGGCATCCGTCCGTCGGCGACGTGCGCGGCATGGGCCTGTTCTGGGCGATCGAGCTCGTGAAGAACCGCGAGACGCGCGAACCGCTCGTGCCCTTCAACGCAGCCGGAGCGGATGCCGCGCCCGTCGCCGCCGTCGCCGCCGCGTGCAAGCGGGAGGGCGTCTGGCCCTTCACGCACTTCAACCGCCTGCACGTCGCGCCACCCCTCGTGATCACGGAGGACGAGCTCGTCCGAGGCCTCGAGGTCATCGACCGCGCCCTCGACGTCGCCGACACCTACGCCGTCTGAGCCCGGGCATCCGTCGCTCACTTGTCGCAAAGGGCGGCCTCGCGCGCTCCCAACCCGCCATTCGAGACTAGTGAACCTCCCGAAGCCCGGGGCGGGTCAGCGGCGCGGGGTCCAGCCGGGAGGGGTCGGCCCGTCGAGGGCGGCGCGTTCGCGATCCGCGGCGGCGGACCAGCCCTGCGCGGCATCCGCCGTGTCGAAACCGCCCCGCGCGACGCGGAATCCCACGTCGTCGTGGTGCATGCGCGGCGCACCCCCGCGCCGTGTCGAGGCGCGGACGCTCCACGCGTCATCGGCGAAACCGCCGCCGCGGAACACCCGGTACGCGTCGTATCGCGCCGGGTCGAGGAGGTCCCAGCACCACTCCCAGACGTTCCCGAGAGTGTCGAAAAGACCGAAGAGGTTCGGATGCCGCCCGCCGATGTCCTGCGGTGACGTGACGCCGTCGGCGCTGGTCCACGCGACCTCCGCGAGCGGACCGTAGTGCGGGCCCGTCGAGCCGGCGCGGCACGCGTACTCCCACTCGGCTTCCGTCGGGAGTCGGTAGCCGTCCGAATCGACATGCCACGTGACCTCTTCGCCCTCGAAGGTGTAGGCGCTGTCGAGTCCCTCCCACTCCGACGCCGCATTGCAGAAGCGGACGGCGCGCAGCCAGCTCACGTCGACGGCGGGGCGCCGCGGATGCCGCGAGGGTTCGCCGAGGATCTCGGCGAGCTGCTCCTCGGTCACGGGGAAGACGCCGATCTCGAACGCCTCGAGCTCGACGGTCCACCTCCGTGAGCGCCGAGCGTCGTGCATCGTCACCGTCCCCGCCGGCAACGCACGCATCTCGAAATCGGGCACGGCGCGAGTATGCCACGTCGCCTGCACGCTCCCGCCGGACGTGCCCAATCCGAGCGGTCCAGCGCGACGAATATCAGACGCCCGAACACGGCGTCGGACGGGAATGCAGAACGGATCCCATGCGTTGGCATGAGAGCCGGTCCGGGAGAGGACCGCAGGAGGGGAACGTGGGTAAGAACTACGTCGACATCGAGAACGACCGAGGCGAGACGCTGCGCTACCGCAAGCACGTCAACGGGCGGGGGCTCATCGCGCATGGCGCGAAGGTCCACCCGAGCGCGGTCGTCGAAGCGGGCGCTTACGTCGAGCCCGGCGCGCAGGTCGCGGCCGGTGCGCACGTCGGCCGTGGCGCATGGGTCGAATCGGACGCCGTCATCGGCCCGGACGTCACGATCGAGCCGCTCGCGCACATCGGTTCGGGTGCCGCGATCGGTGCGGGAGCCAAGATCGGCATCCGCACCCAGATCGGAACGGGCGCGCACGTCGCGGTCGGCTCACTCATCGGCGACAACGAGACGGTCGGCGACGGAGAGCACGTCGCGACGGATCGCCGCGGCCTCCGCCTCGCGGCCTGAGTCCCCTACGCGAGGTCGCGCAACCGCGCAACGAATCCGTCCCCGGCGCGACGCTCGTACGTCACGGCGATGATCAGCAGGACGGCGCCGACGACGGCGAGCGTGATCCACCACGGCATCGCTTCGATTCCACGCCCGATCTGCACGAGGAACGCGAGCACGTTCTCCACGGGAAGCACGACGATTCCGATGACGAACGGCGCGGCGAGGCGGCGAGCGGCCCCGACGAGGATCGCCAGGAGCGCCAGCACGATCACGAGGATCGCACGCCACGTCAGCGGATCGGTGAACGTCGCCGCGATCGAGCCACTGAGGACCACGACGAGGCCCGGTGCGAGGAGCGCCCACGACCCGGAGAACCCCGCAGGCCACGCCGACAGTGACCGGATGCCACGGGCCGTGGCATCCGTCTGGTCAGGCAGCTGCACCGGCACCCCCATCTGACGCCGCAGGGCGATCCAGCCGGCGGAAAGCAGCGCGACGCCCAGCGGCAGCGAGAACCACTCGACGCGGAGGTCGCGCGGGCTCCACGCCACGACCGCTGTGGCGAATGCGAGGCCGAACAGGAACCACACCGGCGGCAGCGACGTCACACCGCGCACGCCGCGCCATGCCGCGACGACGACCGTGACGAGGAGCGCGAGCA
This genomic stretch from Microbacterium sp. SLBN-146 harbors:
- a CDS encoding transferase: MGKNYVDIENDRGETLRYRKHVNGRGLIAHGAKVHPSAVVEAGAYVEPGAQVAAGAHVGRGAWVESDAVIGPDVTIEPLAHIGSGAAIGAGAKIGIRTQIGTGAHVAVGSLIGDNETVGDGEHVATDRRGLRLAA
- a CDS encoding formylglycine-generating enzyme family protein; amino-acid sequence: MRALPAGTVTMHDARRSRRWTVELEAFEIGVFPVTEEQLAEILGEPSRHPRRPAVDVSWLRAVRFCNAASEWEGLDSAYTFEGEEVTWHVDSDGYRLPTEAEWEYACRAGSTGPHYGPLAEVAWTSADGVTSPQDIGGRHPNLFGLFDTLGNVWEWCWDLLDPARYDAYRVFRGGGFADDAWSVRASTRRGGAPRMHHDDVGFRVARGGFDTADAAQGWSAAADRERAALDGPTPPGWTPRR
- a CDS encoding aspartate aminotransferase family protein, with translation MVESSTSLADAEAEARVRADDRAHVFHSWSAQALIDPLPVAGGAGATFWDYNGTSYLDFSSQLVNLNLGHQHPDLVAAIQEQAGRLATIAPAMANDVRGELARRICDVAPDGFSKVFFTNGGADANENAVRMARIVTGKRKVLSAYRSYHGNTTTAISLTGDPRRWANEPADGSVAHFFGPYPYRSAFHSSTPEEESARALAHLEQTIVLEGASTIGAIILESIVGTNGVLIPPPGYYAGVRELCDRYGILLIADEVMVGFGRVGEWFAFQAFDVVPDLITFAKGVNSGYVPLGGVVISDRVAAHFDTTVFPGGLTYSGHPLACAAGVATFEVFERDGILERVRDLGTRVVEPRLRAMASRHPSVGDVRGMGLFWAIELVKNRETREPLVPFNAAGADAAPVAAVAAACKREGVWPFTHFNRLHVAPPLVITEDELVRGLEVIDRALDVADTYAV